CGTCAACACCGTGGAGCTGCTCCGCGATGTGGTGGGCCTGGACGCGCTGCGCGAGCAGGTGAAGCAGCCCCTCACCGGCCTGAAGCTCGCGGCGTATTACGGCTGCCTGCTGCTGCGCCCGGCGGACATGGACACGTTTGACGACCCGGAACAACCGACGTCCATGGAAGCGGTCATGGAGGCGATTGGCGCCGAGCCGGTCGAGTGGTACGGCAAGATGGACTGCTGCAGCGGGGGCCTGGCCGGGACCATGCAGCCGGTGGCCGAGACACTCGTGACCCGCATTGTGAAGATGGCGAAGCACGCCGGGGCGGAGGCCATTGTGACGGCGTGTCAGCTCTGCAGCATGAACCTGGAGAGCCGCCAGGGCGACACCTCGCCTGCGGCTCAGCCGCTGCCGGTGCTTTACATCAGCGACGTGGTGGGACTGGCGCTGGGAGCCTCGGCCGGCGAACTGGGGCTGGGGCGCCACCTGGTAGACGTGCGCCCGGCGCTGGCGGTGAAGGAGACGGCGGCGGAGCACTAGCCGGAGCGACAGCAGATGACAACCCGTGAGCTGTTGCACGAGAAGCGGGAGGAGATCCTGGCCCTGGCCGCCAAGCACAAGGCCCATAACGTGCGCGTGTTCGGGTCGGCGGTGCGAGGGGAGGACGGGCCGGAGAGCGATGTGGACTTCCTGGTGGAGTTTGAGCCGGGAGTGCGGCTCATGGAGCGACTGACCTTCATGGTCGAGCTCGAGGAGTTGCTGGGACGCCAGGTGGACGTCTGTTCAGACAGGAGTCTCGAGCCCCTGATACAGGAGCAGGTACGAAGGGAAGCTGCCGCCCTGTGAAGGATGAGCGCGTCTACCTGAGCCACATACTCAAGTGCATCGCCCGACTCGAAGAGGAAGTGGCGAGGGGCGAGGCGGAGTTCCGCGCCAGCGAGACCGTGCGAGACGCAGTGCTGATGAACCTCGCCACCATGGGCGAGGCAATCAAGCGCCTGTCTGCCGAGACGCGTGGTCTTGGGCCGGGATTGCCGTGGAGCCAGATCACCAAGCTCCGTGATGTGATCATCCATCGCTACGACCGTCTCGACCTGCACGAGATCTGGGACATCGCGCGGCTGGATGTGCCGCCCTTCAAGGCCCAGGTAGAGGAGTTGCTCCAGCAGATGTCGGCGCGCCCAATGCAGGCTGAAGGTCCCGAGACCGGCGGGCCGGGCAACACTGAAGGATAACCTATGCCACGCACCGGTGTTTTCATCTGCCACTGTGGCAGCAACATAGCCAAGACCGTGGACGTCGCCAGCGTCGCCGAGCAGATCAAGGCGATGCCTGGCGTCGTGCACGCCCAGGACTACCAGTACATGTGCTCCGCGCCCGGCCAGGAGCTGGTGCGCAAGGCCATCGAGGAGCACAAGCTGGATAGCATCGTCGTGGCCTCGTGCTCGCCTCGGCTGCATGAGCCGACCTTCCGCCGCTGTGTCGCCGAAGCCGGCCTGAACCCCTACCTGATGGAGATGGCCAACATTCGCGAGCATTGCTCGTGGGTGCACAAGGACATGGCGAAGGCCACGCCCAAGGCCCTCGACCTGGTCCGGGCGGCGGTCGTGAAGGTGCAGCGTAATGTGCCGCTGCACAGCACGGAGCTGCCGATCACGCGCCGGGCGCTGGTCATCGGCGCAGGCATCGCGGGCATCCAGGCCGCGCTCGACATCGCCGACGCCGGCTATGAGGTCATCCTGGTCGAGAAGTCGCCCTCGGTCGGTGGGCGCATGTCGCAGTTCGACAAGACCTTCCCCACCCTGGACTGCGCGGCGTGCATCCTCACCCCCAAGATGGTCGAGGTCGCCCAGCACCCGAACATCAAGCTGATGACGTGGTCCGAAGTGGAGAAGGTCGAGGGGTATGTCGGCAACTTCCAGGTGACCATCCGGCAGAAGGCGCGCTATGTGGACCTGGAGGCCTGCGTCGGCTGTGGGCAGTGCGTGGAGAAGTGCCCGGTCAAGAAGATCCCCAGCGACTTC
This is a stretch of genomic DNA from bacterium. It encodes these proteins:
- a CDS encoding CoB--CoM heterodisulfide reductase iron-sulfur subunit B family protein gives rise to the protein MIQVSYYPGCSLASTGKEYAESIAAMCRLLGVELVELKGWTCCGASSAGVMLGHEAATALSALTLKLAAEFDRPLFAPCAACYNRVKVALRDLKREPKLAEELGIGERELAVRVVNTVELLRDVVGLDALREQVKQPLTGLKLAAYYGCLLLRPADMDTFDDPEQPTSMEAVMEAIGAEPVEWYGKMDCCSGGLAGTMQPVAETLVTRIVKMAKHAGAEAIVTACQLCSMNLESRQGDTSPAAQPLPVLYISDVVGLALGASAGELGLGRHLVDVRPALAVKETAAEH
- a CDS encoding nucleotidyltransferase family protein translates to MTTRELLHEKREEILALAAKHKAHNVRVFGSAVRGEDGPESDVDFLVEFEPGVRLMERLTFMVELEELLGRQVDVCSDRSLEPLIQEQVRREAAAL
- a CDS encoding DUF86 domain-containing protein, whose amino-acid sequence is MKDERVYLSHILKCIARLEEEVARGEAEFRASETVRDAVLMNLATMGEAIKRLSAETRGLGPGLPWSQITKLRDVIIHRYDRLDLHEIWDIARLDVPPFKAQVEELLQQMSARPMQAEGPETGGPGNTEG